Proteins from one Natrinema salinisoli genomic window:
- the gatB gene encoding Asp-tRNA(Asn)/Glu-tRNA(Gln) amidotransferase subunit GatB — protein MTAQTVQQGDLVTVIGLEVHVQLETDTKIFCGCSTEPSDEPNDNVCPVCLGLPGALPVLNEAAVEAAVKIGKAIDADIPEETRFHRKNYYYPDLPKNFQITQYDEPICQEGELEIAVEGQRRTVAIERAHLEEDPGSLQHVGGGGGIDSAEYTLVDYDRAGTPLMEIVTAPDFRSPSEVRAFLAELEEVLEYLGVFDAERDGSLRIDANLSIIPEEDIDGDDTDEIGMDALEAANRTEVKNISSHKGAEKALAYEETRQKNAIQRGRAVEQETRHWDESRGITVSMRSKEEEKDYRYFEEADLPPLRVSNWKDEIAIPELPSARRERFQAEYGLSEEAASKLTSTKQVADFYEDVAGEYDPDLAATWVADNLLGELNYRDIEITGIEGRLEEIKRLVELVADDEITAKNARETVLRSMLDDGRTPDEIVAEEGLGKTGEDEVQQAVVEAIDENPDAVDDYESGDDGAINFLVGQVMQKTDGSADPGDVNQLLRAELEG, from the coding sequence ATGACTGCCCAGACCGTCCAGCAGGGCGACCTCGTGACCGTCATCGGGCTCGAGGTCCACGTCCAGCTGGAGACCGACACGAAGATCTTCTGTGGCTGTTCGACCGAGCCGAGCGACGAGCCGAACGACAACGTCTGCCCCGTCTGTCTCGGGCTCCCGGGGGCCCTACCGGTACTCAACGAGGCCGCCGTCGAGGCCGCGGTCAAGATCGGCAAGGCGATCGACGCCGACATTCCAGAGGAGACCCGCTTCCACCGGAAGAACTACTACTACCCCGACCTGCCCAAGAACTTCCAGATCACCCAGTACGACGAGCCGATCTGTCAAGAGGGCGAGCTCGAGATCGCCGTCGAGGGGCAGCGCCGGACCGTCGCGATCGAACGCGCCCACCTCGAGGAGGACCCGGGCAGCCTCCAGCACGTGGGCGGCGGTGGCGGCATCGATTCGGCGGAGTACACCCTCGTCGACTACGACCGCGCCGGCACGCCCCTGATGGAGATCGTCACCGCACCGGACTTCCGCAGTCCGAGCGAAGTGCGGGCGTTCCTCGCCGAACTCGAGGAAGTGCTCGAGTACCTTGGCGTCTTCGACGCCGAACGCGACGGCAGCCTGCGGATCGACGCCAACCTCTCGATCATCCCCGAAGAAGATATCGACGGCGACGACACCGACGAGATCGGAATGGACGCGCTCGAGGCCGCGAATCGGACCGAGGTCAAGAACATCTCGAGTCACAAGGGGGCTGAGAAGGCCCTGGCCTACGAGGAGACTCGCCAGAAGAACGCCATCCAGCGCGGGCGGGCGGTCGAGCAGGAGACCCGCCACTGGGACGAAAGTCGGGGAATCACGGTCTCGATGCGCTCGAAGGAAGAGGAGAAGGACTACCGGTACTTCGAGGAGGCCGACCTGCCGCCGCTGCGCGTCTCGAACTGGAAAGACGAGATCGCGATTCCGGAACTGCCCTCGGCCCGCCGCGAGCGGTTCCAGGCGGAGTACGGACTGAGCGAGGAGGCAGCCTCGAAACTCACCTCGACGAAACAGGTCGCGGACTTCTACGAGGACGTCGCCGGCGAGTACGACCCCGACCTCGCGGCGACCTGGGTCGCGGACAACCTGCTGGGCGAACTCAACTACCGCGACATCGAAATCACCGGGATCGAGGGACGGCTCGAGGAGATCAAACGGCTCGTCGAACTCGTCGCCGACGACGAGATCACGGCGAAAAACGCCCGCGAGACGGTATTGCGTTCGATGCTCGACGACGGTCGGACTCCCGACGAGATCGTCGCGGAGGAGGGACTGGGCAAAACCGGCGAGGACGAAGTCCAGCAGGCCGTCGTCGAAGCGATCGACGAGAACCCCGACGCCGTCGACGACTACGAGTCCGGCGACGACGGCGCGATCAACTTCCTCGTGGGCCAGGTCATGCAAAAGACCGACGGCAGTGCGGACCCCGGCGACGTGAATCAGCTACTGCGCGCCGAACTCGAGGGCTAA